One Desmodus rotundus isolate HL8 chromosome 4, HLdesRot8A.1, whole genome shotgun sequence DNA segment encodes these proteins:
- the NANOS1 gene encoding nanos homolog 1, with translation MEAFPWAPHSPRRGPPPMALVPSARYVSAQGPAHPQPFSSWNDYLGLATLITKAVDGEQRFGCARGEDRDSGGSPPSSSSSSCCSPHAGPGPGALRPVLGPPDYEEDDDDDDSDEPGCRARYLGGALELCAGPAEAGLLEERFAELSPFAGRAAAVLLGCAPAAGATGEVTPREERAPAWAAEPRVHAASGAAAARLLKPELQVCVFCRNNKEAVALYTTHILKGPDGRVLCPVLRRYTCPLCGASGDNAHTIKYCPLSKVPPPTARPPPRSPRDSLPGKKLR, from the coding sequence ATGGAGGCTTTCCCCTGGGCGCCCCACTCGCCCCGCCGCGGCCCCCCGCCCATGGCGCTCGTGCCCAGCGCCCGCTACGTGAGCGCCCAGGGCCCAGCGCACCCGCAGCCCTTCAGCTCGTGGAATGACTATCTGGGGCTCGCCACGCTCATCACCAAGGCGGTGGACGGCGAGCAACGCTTCGGCTGTGCCCGTGGAGAAGACAGAGACAGCGGCGGCTCCccgccctcctcttcctcctcctcctgctgctccccacACGCCGGGCCCGGGCCCGGGGCGCTGAGGCCTGTGCTGGGGCCGCCGGACTACGAAGaggacgacgacgacgacgacagTGACGAGCCGGGGTGCCGGGCCCGCTATCTGGGGGGCGCGCTGGAGCTGTGCGCAGGCCCCGCTGAGGCCGGGCTGCTCGAGGAGCGCTTCGCCGAGCTGAGCCCGTTCGCGGGTCGCGCCGCCGCGGTGCTGCTGGGCTGCGCGCCCGCCGCTGGAGCCACGGGCGAGGTGACGCCGCGCGAGGAGCGAGCCCCGGCGTGGGCGGCCGAGCCCCGGGTGCACGCAGCCTCCGGGGCGGCGGCTGCCCGGCTCCTCAAGCCCGAGCTGCAGGTGTGCGTGTTTTGCCGGAACAACAAGGAGGCGGTGGCGCTCTACACCACCCACATCCTGAAGGGCCCCGACGGGCGAGTGCTGTGCCCCGTGCTGCGCCGCTACACGTGTCCCCTGTGCGGCGCCAGCGGCGACAACGCGCACACCATCAAGTACTGCCCGCTCTCCAAAGTGCCGCCGCCCACCGCCCGGCCGCCCCCGCGCAGCCCCAGGGACTCCCTGCCCGGCAAGAAGCTGCGCTGA